The segment TCATTGTGAGGAGCTTCTCAGTCATCCTGCCAGATGTTTTCCTGCTCAGACGGTTGCCATTTTGCAAGACTCGTGTCATTCCTCACACATACTGTGAGCATATAGGTGTTGCAAGGCTTTCCTCTGCAGACATCTCTATCAACATCTGGTATGGGTTTTCTGTTCCCCTCATGACTGTAATCTCAGATGTCATCCTGATTGCAGTATCCTACATCTTCATCCTCCGGGcagtttttcttctctcttcccagggtGCCCGCCAGAAGGCCTTGAGCACATGTGGCTCCCATGTCTGTGTCATCCTCATGTTCTACACACCTGCCTTCTTCTCCATCCTCGCCCATCGTTTTGGGCACAGTGTTCCTCGTAATGTTCTCATCTTATTTGCTAACTTCTATGTGGCTATCCCTCCTGCTCTAAATCCAGTTGTATATGGAGTAAAGACCAAGCAGATCCAGGACaaattccttcttttcttctctttgagaaaGACACAATGAGTATGCACTGAAAGCTAAAGTCAGGCAACGTCTATTTGGTGAAACTTTTAATTTCCGTTTATTTGAAACATGGTCATTCTACCCATGCATAAAGTACAGATGAAGAGAAAAGTGGGAGAGACCTCCAAAACCTCTGGGAAAATCAAGGCTTCTTCTGCTAAACTGTCATATACTTTGGTGACTAGAGCTGGTCAGTCTCAGTGCTGGTGAGCAACACCACAACTGAGGCTCGCATCACTTCCTGATAGCTATTTGAATAATGGCATTTCCCAACATCCTGTGTTTCACAGCTTCTTTATTAGAAGTAATGTACTGTACTTTTCCTTGCTAAGTACTGACCAATCCTAATGCTTTCTGCTGTAATTACTAAAATTTTTGCTTACACTTCTTCAAACCATGGTTCTTCCTTTACTTGTTTAAAGaaaatgagtaaaaaaaaaaaaaaaccaacccaaacatCTCTCTTTATTCCCCCCTTACCCTGCACTTGCTGGATTAAGTAGAGctatcccttttttctttctgtctttcttaatTACATgctcaaagaaaaagtaaatttcTATGGcctaatttgttttattttggagtaccatatttaattaaaaatgatttttgaaaGAGTAATAACAGTTAATTTAGTTACAGATGAGAAGAAAGAGTTGTAAGGATTACAGCATGTATTAATAGACATAGTATGCATACAGGGGTCTGTGAAATTCTGAACTCTGAAAACTTTGTCTAATATAATTATGGAATCACATACACAAATGAAGCATAAATCCCTCAAATTAAGTTTTTCAAAAACCAGTTTAGAAACTCAGAACCAGCCTTTATGTAATTACTACACACTAAACAGTTCAAGCCACCAGAGATCTAGAACCTCCTTTTATAGCAAGAGTACCcgcaatgttttcctttatggtaAATGGCATCACCAAGAATATGGATCTAAAAGCAGAAACTGATCAGATGTATTCTGTTCTCTGAGGCTATTCTATAGCAAAATTAGCACagcattttaattgaatatttgaGTTTGAAAATCTTGTGAGCCATTctggtagagtgtgtgtgtgtgtgtgtgtgtgtgtgtgtgtgtgtgtgtgtgtgttgcacttTCACCTTTGATTTGACATCAAGTTTGACTATGCTCCAACCTCCTGTCTGTCTATAAGTGACTGTTAGTTAATGAGAAAAATCTGTATTTTTCAAGAAATAGTTTGCTTGGGCTCATTAGTCAGTCTGCACAGTCAGAAAACTTGGAAACTGATATGGAAAGTATTTTCTACCAGAGATTGGTGATAATTGTTACCACACATAATCCTTGGAACTTCtccttatttatttgcttatttatatgTGCATTCTTCGAGACAGAGTCTGGTTATGTAGCACAGACTATCCTTGAACTATTTAAGTGGTTCAGGCTAGTCTTGCACTcacaatcttcctgtctcaggttcttctgctgggattacaggtgtgtgccaccatgtttgACTCTGGAACTTGTctttaaatatttccaaattaccTTTATGCGTTCACGTGTATGAAAACTTATTACTGTAGCACTTACACCTTGCCATGCAGCACTAAGGGCAGGTAGAACAGAGCAAGAACTGACTTCCAGCTCTGGACGTCAAATGTAGATTTCCTTGTTGGATTGCTGAGAGGTTATGTTAAAGATTTTCCTGCTGGGAGGGCTAAACTGAACACTGTCTCTGGGCACCTATAGCTTTCGAGCCTGAATTATCTGTGCTAGAGATTTACTCCACAGAAATAGGTTACTACCCTATTATCTGACAAATAGGCTCAACCAAAGTTAGTGTTGATTTACCACAGAGGGGGAAGATGGGAGAGCCATCTGGTGCTGAAGTTTGGAAACACAGACTGTTTTGAACTTGCAAAGATGGCAGGTAATGCCAGAAATGCCCCCGAGATTTTGTTTCCTAAATGTccaaaaaggtttatttcagttcAGTGGTACTAATTGATCATGCATGATAAAGTTGCTTACATCCATGGATACAGAAGATAACAAAAACAAGAAGTTGAAGGAATTTTGTATGGGGATGGGGGATTACTAGTCCTTGCTCTATGGACCTTCTAGATCAATGGCTCAGCAATGCCTCTCTTGGTGTTTGGGCATGTTCCCCAAAGTGCAGCTCCTTAGCCTGGAGCTTCTTTGAACAAATGAAGTAAGAAAGGCTTCAGGGAGCAAAATGTTTCTTTAGagttcttccctttctcttttgtcGCCCATATATCCCCCAGGAGCATGTTGTGAGAGAcagaatttttctttaaagaagatTTTGGAATTCTAGAATTCTATCCTAAGGCAAGAAATAAAACTTAGAGAGGTCCTGCTGTACCTTGCCTGTAAGTATATTAGAAGAGCCACATTTTAGAAGTGGGGTATCTCTTATCTGAGGAAAAATAATACTATACAGAGAAAACAAGAGTCTGCATCCAGCAGGTTTGTTAAGACACCTAATTTAGTACCAGTAATGGCTGACAATatcgcaaacaaacaaacaaacaaacaaacaaaccaaaaaatgaaacaaaacaaaaaacccaaccttAAAAACACACAATTCCTGGCTCTTTGAGTCTTGCTTTTTGAATTTTCCTTCATCAtgtaaacattaaaaatgtatattttgattttctttgtttaattcaACTCTTATAGGAGTGCTATccatggaaaggaaaaagaagatctATTCTATCTTTTCACTGCACACTCCCTTCCCTTCTAAGATCCCCAAACTTCCATGAAGGAGATAGGCTCTTAGGGAATCAAGGCATTAATTCGACTTGATGTTTGCTCATGTCCTAGGCTAACTTAAAAGTTTGGTATCCAATTCTCCCAGGCTTCAAGGTTCTCCGTTCCAACTGGTTTAGGATCCCTGGAGAAGACTAGGATGTTTATCAACACTCCACCTTCTAGGCTCTGCATTGGCTCCTCCTTGCTGTGAGTATATGCCCTGTATgctaattttgttcttttgtctgtctgtcttggcaTTGAAActgcttttccctttctttcatcAGCCTTTTTCTTGCTGCATTTTTGCGCTCTTCAGTCTTAACTCTGCTTTCTCAAAAGAACCAGACCTCCAAGGTATAAACTGGTGGGAAGCAGGATAGACCTCCTAGAGGAAGTCAAACTGCTAGATCTGGAGAGAAATAGAGCTGGTGGAGTGAAGGGGAGCTGTGGCGAAGGTGGGCTTTATGAAATAGAATAAGAACCCTGCCTATATTTCTATAGCATATCATCACATAAAACAATGGTGTAAAAGAAAAGTGTCTATCAATTCAAATCTTAGTGCATCCCAATACTCCCCTCAAAGCATTTCCATGATTTTGGGGAAGGCAAAAGTTCTAACCCTAAGAACATGAGAACCTTTAATGAAAGTGTGTATTCAtaataggttttttgttttgttttgttttgttttgttttgttttgtttttggtgtggaTATACCAAACTGCAGCCATCCATCTTAAGATTGGAGACTGGAAGATAACCATGGAGACTTACATGTTATTTCCTATAAGCAAGCAGAGGTTTGTACTTGTGAACACATTCTTTTGGTGGTGATGGGGGCAAGTACCAGGGTAGAGCTTTCTCTGCACACCATGGGGTAACATACATGCTTAATACAAATTGAATTTCTGGAATGGGCCTTAGGACCTTAGGACTTTAAAGGTAATTGGAGGTACTAATTTCCCATATCTAGGTGAGTCTCTTCAGAGAGTATCCTTTCATGAAAAGGACTGGCGCTGGTGGATTCCATGGTGGGACCCTTTCTCCTGTCCAGGAGTATGTAAATGTGTGGAGCTAATGTTCATGCCCCTTCAGACCTTACAATTCTCTGAGGTAAAAATTCAGGAGCCTGTCTTTTCTATTATGGTGGGATGCTGTGATAGAAGGTTGACAGGGAGAGATGGCTGGGAACAATAATAAACTTTATGCATAACATAATTGATAGTTATTGACTGATCAAATTAGTTGccaaccagaccctaccagagctcccaggaactaaaccaccaatcaatgagtacacatggatggacccatgacacatgtgtagcagagtatggcattgtccagtatcaataggaggaaaagcccttggtcctgttaagactcattttcccaatgtagggtaatgccaggacattgaagttggagtgggtgggtgggaatgggagtatcctcatagaagcagggggagggggagggaacacgggattgggggaaaggggataacatttgaaatgtaaatacataaaatatcgaAGAAAAAATCTACTTCTTACAGATTATAATTATGGTCTAGCTCATATAGAGACATATTGattcaagaaaattaaaaaaaaagccctagGCATTAAACTCAGCAACTTGTGTGTATTAGgcaagcaagcattctaccaccaAGCTATGTCCCCAGCCAACAGAAAATCCTTCTTTGAGTGACTGAGTGAATGTCTAGGTTCTTACACAATGCTTATAAtagctttcctttttcttttcttttttcttggacagtttatgtacttacatttcaaatgttatcccctttcctggttccccccctctcatcccttctcttcctgcttctatgaggatgcaccccctcccacctatccactcccacctcaacacactggtgtttccctacactggggaaaagagccttcacaggaccaagggcctctccttctattgatgccagacaatgccatcctctactacatatggggttggagccataggtcccccacgtgtactctttggttggtggtttagtccctgggagctctggggtgtctggttagttgatacttttgttcttcctatggggttgcaaaccccttcagctccttcagtcctttctataactcctccattggggttccccatactcagtctgatggttagctgcaagcatcttaatctgtatcagtaaggctctggcagagcctctcaggagacatccttatcaggctcctgtcaacttTTAAGGTAAGCATGGACTACTTTTAAGCTTCTGTAGGCCTATTAATTACTTGGAAATTCTTTgacttgtttcttctttaagcatAAGAAGATAGACTTGGGAATATAATTAGATAAGGTGCTTGCAGATTACaagtgaagccctgggttcagttcctagcaccatgaaaaccaaaccaacagaACAAAAATAGTCTTAAACTGTCTAAATAAGGCCTTACTTAGAAAAAGATAACTTTTGAGAatcttttttacttattttacataAGTTAACCTATTCCCACTTCTGAGAACTCATGAATAATATTTgtcaacatttttttctgagtttcATCTGTTTGGCTTCAGTTGTCAAAACATTTGGTTCTATTACATATTATTTAGTATAAAATTTTTCATTcctccatttttaatatttttatttgtgattttCTTCACattatgtcgtgtgtgtgtgtgtgtgtgtgtgtgtgtgtgtgtgtgtgtacatgtgacaTAGGACATGCATAGGAGTGAGAAGACAATGTGCAAAGTCAGTTCTCTCTGATAACTAagtgggtcctgggaatggaaTTCAGGgagtcaggcttggtagcaagcaagCGAGCACATCACAACCATTCCAGTGGGTCTTAATTTTCATTCTGACTTAAGTGTATCATTTTCATCATCATTCATACAGAAAATTTCTTTTGCTTATTATGTAGACTAGCCTGACCTGGAATTCATatgcctgtccttccttcccaggggctgggattaaaagcatgggaCACCATGCCCAGAAAaaagtttcattttaaaacaaagtatATGACACTagatatattcatacatatatgtaataaaagctaaaaattaaaaatatcttctccacttaattttcaaaaataatgtaCCCATTAATATACCCTTTTGACAGCTGACTTATATTGATGCAAATGCTGAGACTTTCAATCAGTGCTAACATATAGTAGCTGTGTGTTCCAGTTGGTCTTCATTTAACAAAAGTACTCCTATGATTTTTGACTTTCATGTGCATAGCTTTACCTCATTCTTCTTAAAGCCTGCATACTCTTCTCTTACACTGTGTACGGACACACTATATTTCTCAGTGGAAGTGTAGATGTGCGTCACTCTGACAATGTTCATTTTCtacattataattttatttgcATTCAAAATGTAATTGAATTATTGCCACCATATATAACCTTATGTATTTCTATAACCTCTTCTTCAGGAATATTTCTGTATTTGAAGCCACTAGGGGAATGTGTAtgatccttttatttttttattttctggataCATACAGCTAAATTAATCTGTAGAGATGCTTGACAGTAAATTCTTTACAAAACTAGCTGTGCTACCTCCTTATTTCACCAGATATTTCACAGAACTGGGTATCATCAGCCGTTTGAAGTCCTTGTTAAGATGCTAAACTTATGCCATTcaactcttttaaagaaaatttaatgaaaggatagaattttattttcatatttcatatgACTTAATTATTTATATCCATCACCAAGTTTCTTTAGATCAATGGGCTTTAGCTTTGCAATCTTTATGAATACTAATATATTCTTAGTATTCTTATATTCTGAATATTAATAGAATCATATGGATTTATTAGAAGTCATCTTTAGTCATCATGAAATTTGttatctcctttttttcttttctttcctctctgtgtaGCAAGGCTGTGTAGCAAGGAgccttctgttccagtctcccaAAGACTGGGATTGAAGGAATGGACTGCTACATCTAGGTTTTTAAGCCTTCTACTTTTTTCTACAGATAATCATCTAGGTGTATGTTTATAGATATGTGACATGTGGGGAAGGTAGTTTATATACAACTTTGGAATATCCAACAGAAATTCTTGTACCATTGACTGAACTCATGTTAAAGCATCTTTATAGATCCAAATCTCCTGCAGTAGGATCTTCTTATAATGGAGATGTTGCTTAGCATTGAGCATAAGTGAGAACCCTTATTGACACCAGCCTTGTCAATAAGGGAGTGATTGGATTCCAACCTTATTTATTCTGTGGTTGGGACAGATAGATCTCAGCTCTCATCTATTCTCCAGGAACAATGAGGCCCAACTTCCAAGGTCAGCCTTGATAACGGGTAAACTACAAGAAGTTAATTGggacatacttttaaaatatgtcttgcatttttacattttctgaaaATCCTTTCTGGATCTTTTCTAAACTTATAACTGCAAGTGAAAAACAGATGCATTTATGTTAGGAACAAGAGCAGATAGTATGTAGGTTAGAGCAATCTGTATAAGTTACATACATATTCAGAGTGAGCACTTGCATATGATAATCATTTAGAGATGAGGAGGCTTCCTTTGTGTGAGGTAGATATGACTAACACgatttgaagacaca is part of the Rattus norvegicus strain BN/NHsdMcwi chromosome 1, GRCr8, whole genome shotgun sequence genome and harbors:
- the Or52h9 gene encoding olfactory receptor Olr152, with amino-acid sequence MYNLSCYNPYSFILVGIPGLEKFHIWIGIPFCVIYVVAIVGNCILLYLIAVEQSLHEPMFIFLSMLASTDIILSTATVPKLLSNLWFGSQEITFSGCLSQMFFLHFSFVVDSAILLAMAFDRYVAICLPLRYSTILTPQVIVKIMVSIIVRSFSVILPDVFLLRRLPFCKTRVIPHTYCEHIGVARLSSADISINIWYGFSVPLMTVISDVILIAVSYIFILRAVFLLSSQGARQKALSTCGSHVCVILMFYTPAFFSILAHRFGHSVPRNVLILFANFYVAIPPALNPVVYGVKTKQIQDKFLLFFSLRKTQ